The nucleotide sequence ATGAGGTCGCCCAAAATGAAGGAGAGCTCGTCGGAGGTTTTCAGGGGCAGGTCGGGGTCAAGCTCGAAGTCGGCGTTTTCCAGATGGGCCAGCGCGCGGTCCTCGGAGGTCAGCGCGTCGGCCAGGAAGAAAGTCTCCGCCCCGTGGGCGGCGGTGTTGGAATGACCGTTCAGGTGGATTGAAATGAAGAGATCGGCCTGGGCCGTGTTGGCCATGAGGGTGCGCCCGTGGAGGCCGATCTTGGTATCGGCGGTCCGGGTCAGGATGACCTCCAGCCCGAGGTTTCGCTCCAGGAGGTTGGCCAGGTAGAAGCTGATGGGCAGGACGAGGTTTTTTTCCAGGTAGCGGCCCGAGAAGCCGCCGGTGCCGGAGTAGTCCCCGCCGTGCCCCGGGTCTATCACCACGCGGCGGATGCGCTGGCGTTCGAAATTGTCGTCGGGCTTGAGCGCCTCGGGCGACTTGCCGTAGGCGTCGCGCACCTCGAGGCGGATGACGTCGCCGTGCCGCTCGGCCCGGTAGAGGTACTCGCCGGGCCACAGGAGCGCCCGGAGCTGGTAGCCCGTCTCCCGGGGGTGGGGCCGCAGGACCACCTCGTCCACGAAGCCCGCGCCGGGGAACGTCCGGGCGTCGGAGGGCGACTCGTCGGCGGGGAGGTCCAGGACAAGGGTGGAGCCCGAGCGCCGCAGGACGAGGCCCTGGATTCCGGCGAGCTCGACCTCCACCACCGTGGCGGCGCCCTCGTCGAAAACGCGCAGGTCGGAGGTCGCCACCGCCGGCGTCGGCTCGTAGACGACCTCGCCCTCGACGATCTCTGTTCTGGTTCGAGTAGATGCAGATTTCGCCGGCCAGCGAGAGCGCCTCCTCGACGATGGCCCGGGCCGAGAGGTCGGTGTGCTTGACGAGGGCCTTGGCGGCGGCGCTGGCGTAGCCCGCCCCGGAGCCCACCGCGGCCACCTCGTCGTCGGGGGAGATGACCTCGCCGGCGCCGGAGATGAGAAAGGTTTCCTCGGTGTCGGCCACCAGGAGGACCGCCTCCAGGCGGCGCAGGTACTTGTCGGTGCGCCAGATTTTCGCCAGCTCCACGGCGGCCTTGGAGAGGCTGCCGGGGTGGTCGTCCAGCATGCCCTCGAACTTCTCGAAGAGGGTGATGGCGTCGGCCACGCCGCCGGCGAAACCGGCCAGGACCCTGCCGTCCCGGAGCATGCGCACCTTTTTGGCGCTGCTTTTTAATATCGTGTCGCCCAGGGTGACCTGGCCGTCGCCGCCCAGGGCAACCTTACCCTCCCGGCGGACGCAGAGGACCGTCGTCGCCCTCAGGTCGGCAAAGCTTATTCTTTCCATCTTCTTCTACCTCCAGAGGTCTAATTATAAATCCGTCAAACCGTTACGGCAAGCCAAAAGAATTAACTTTTATCTTGCTTTAACTGCCTTTTTTTGTATAATAATGAATCGGGTGAATCCTCGCACACACATCACCCCAAGGAGGTTACCTTGAGAAAGTACTTGATTGCTACATTGGCACTTTTGGTGTTTGCCGGAGTGGGCATGGCCAAGGAGTACGTGCTCGAGGCCGATAGTGCCCCCGACACGGGTCTTGCCATTCAGTACGTGCCCGTCGCCCCCACATCCGGTGGCCTGCGCTACCTGCCGCCCCCCCCCGGTGAGACAGAGCTTTACTGGGACGACGGTGTAGACTGCGGTTCATACTTCAGCAGCTCCTATTCGCCATATGCCACCACCTTCACCGCCCCATCCGCCTGCCATCTGGTGACTTACCGCCTCTACTGGTACGGCGGCGGCAGCGTTAACATTAACTGCCTGCTCTACAACGACAGCGGCGGCACCCCCACCGGCAGCACCCTCTTCACCGTCACCGGCAACAGCGGCAGCGCCAGCTTCGCGTGGGTTGATATTCCCGTCAGCAGCGCAGGCGCAACGCTCACCAGCGGCCAGGTCTTCCACCCCGGCTGGAGCCATACCAGCGGCTCAGCGGGCGTCTTGATGGACAACCCCAAGCATGCCGGTTCCTGCTGGCTCTGGCTGGGTTACTGGTACGACTACAGCCCGTACTACACCCACATGGTCCGCGTCGTTATTGACGACGACGCGACCGGCCCCTACGTGGACGGCCAGGCCCCGGCGGACGGCGGGTGGACCAACGACAACACCCAGCTCGTGTTCCACGCCAAGGACGATGACAAGGGCGTGGACGATACCACCATTGACGTGAGTGTGGACGACGGCAGTCGGGCCGACGTGCCGGGCAGCCTGGACATAACCGGCACCCCCGCGGATTACGCCTGCACCTTCTACCCCGACTCGCCCTTCGACGACGGCACATTCGATGTGACCGTCCCCGGCTCGCTGGCGGACCTTTTAGGCAACGAGATGGGCGACGACGAGGTCTGGAGCTTCAGCGTGGACACCACCGTCCCGACGGTGGGCGGACGTGATCCGGCCGACGGCGCCTCCGGCGTGGACCCGGACACCAACATCGTCTTCCACGTATACGACCCCGGCGTCGGCGTGGACACCGGAACCATTGACTTCACCGTCCAGGACACCAGCCTCTCGCCCGGCAATCACGCCGTGAGCGCCGGTTCCAGCGCAGTACACACCGGGTACGCCCCCGCGGGCGACATCTCCGGCAGCCTGGACATTGATGACGCCGACCCCGGAGACGTGATCTGCACCTTCGATCCGACCGACCCGCTGCCCCCGGACACCATCACCTGCACCGTGGCCGCCGGGCTGGCCGACACCCTGGGCAACGCGACCACCGACGACATCGTCTGGAGCTTTAACATCACCGGCGAGGGCTCCGAGGTGACCACCTGGGGCCTGATCAAGGTCGAATTCTAGCCCACATCGGATACGAGGCACCGGGCCCTCCTTCGGGAGGGCCTTTTTGCGGGCCGGGGTGCGGGCGATATGGCGGCCCGCAGAGGACTCGTCCTACGGGGCCGCCCTACATAGAGACCTGCGAGGCACGGGCCGGGGTGAGGGCTGCCGCATGTCCCCTCTCCCTTCTAGGGATAGGGTAGGGGTGAGGGGTTGAAACGCGGCGGCCCGCAGAGGGGCCGCCCTACGTCATCGCAGCCTGCGAGGCACGGGCGGGGGTGAAAAGGCGGGCGAGTGTGGACACCCGCCCCTACGTCATAGCAAGGGGAGTCCGGTTTCGAGAAAAAAGAACGGCGCGAAGGCTCAAAAAATAAATAAAATTCCCTTGTATCTTGGGAAATACTGCGGTAGTATAGATTACGTGCTTATGTACCCTCACCCCCCCCCCCCAAAAAAAACCGCGGAGGTCACGTTGAGAAAGTACTTGATTGCTACATTGGCGATTCTGGTTCTGGCGGGAGTGGGCATGGCCAAGGAGTACGTGCTCGAGGCCGGCAGCGTACCCGGCTCGGGCGCCACCCTTCAGTATGAGCCCGTCTCCCCCATGCCGAGCGCCCTGCAGTTTCTGCCCCCCGTTCCCCCCAGTGTGACCGAGTTCGAATACGACAGCGACGGCAGCGGTGGCTCGTACTGCAACTGGGCGTCCTACGGCATCCGGATCGGCAAATGGTTCAACGGCTCCGATTGGGGCATCACCGAGGGCTACATCACCGGCTACCGGATCAACTACTACATGTATTCCGGCGGCACCGACAACTGCCACGCATCGTTTTACGACTGGACGGGGGGGTACCCCGACACGGGGACCCTGCTCTGGGAGACCGATTTCAGCCCCTCCGGCTCCTCCGGCTTCGTCTGGTACGACATGGAAGTGGACCCGCCGATCTACGACGCGGACGCCAACTTCGACTCCCTCTTCGTTTGGAACGACACCTCCGCCACCGGCGGGCCGTCGGTTGACTTTGACGGGCCGTTCGATCACGACTACCAGGATTACTACGGCTGGGGCTCCGGCTGGTACAACTACCTCCTGCGCGCCTACTTCAACGACGACGTGGACGCCCCCTACTCGGCCAACCAGGATCCCGCTCCCGATGCCGTAGACGTGCCGATCGGCACCAACATCACCTTCGACATCGTGGACGACGACTACGGCACGGACGGCGACACCATCCTGGTCGAGGTTGACTCGGTGGACGTGACCGCGGACTGCACCATCACCGACAACGGTGACGGCTCCTTCAGCATCCTCTACGATCCGGCCGTTGATTTCGACTACTCGACGTCCGTCGTGGTCTACTGGTCCGCCGCGGACGGCCTGGGCAACTTGGGCGAGGACACATGGTCCTTTGACACCGAGGAAGAGCCCCCGAGCGTCGTTTCGACCACCTGGGGCCTGATCAAGACCGAATTCTAGCCCACATCGGATACGAGGCACCGGGCCCTCCTTCGGGAGGGCCTTTTGAATACGCTTGGATGGGGAAGTGTAGGTTGACCGCTGGGCCCTCCTTCGGGAGGGCCTTTTCCTATGGGAAGGGCCGCCACGTGTCCCCTCCCCCCTCTGGGGGGAGGCTCGCCTACGGGCTAGGGAGGAGGGCGAACCGGCGGCCCGCGGAGGACTCGTCCTACGGGGCCGCCCTACATAGAGGCCTGCGAGGCACGGGCCGGGGTGAAAAGGCGGGCGGGTGTGGACACCCGCCCCTACGTCATAGCAAGGGGAGTCCGGTTTCGATAAAAAAGGACAGGGTGAAGGCTCAAAAAATAAATAAAATTCCCTTGTATCTTGGGAAATACTTAGATAGCATGCAACCGGCGCCTCTTAGTAAACCCCCCACAAAAAAACGGAGGTTATCTTGAAGAAGTACTTGGTTGTTACATTGGCACTCCTGGTTCTCGTCGGCGCGAGCCAGGCCAAGGTGCAAGAACTCGCCGTTTCGGTCGACACCGGTGAAGCGTTGACCATTGAGTCACCGACCAGTCTCGGGGAGCACTACGTCACGGTCTCCCCCATGCCGCTCACCGAGGAGGAGCTCTACAACGACAACGGCGTCGCCGCCTACCACTGGAGCGGTGGGATAGCCGGTTTCGCCTCGAAGTTCGTCGCGCCCTACGACTGCCGCGTGGTCGCCGTCAGGCTGTGCTGCTTCAACCCCTCGGCCCGCAACTTCTTCATTGACATCCTGGGCGAGGACAGCGGCGTGCCCGGCAAGCCGGACCGCAACGACAGTCTCCTGGGCGGGTACGAAACCTTCTATGAGGGCTCTCACGGCGGCGATACCTGGGTCCGGTTCGATCTGGCGACGCATCCGCTGCTCAGCTCGGGCGACGTGTTCTTCGCCATGAGCGACGACTCCATCGAGGGCCAGGACAACGCCCCCCAGGACAGCCAGGGCCCTGGACCCGCCGACTCGGCGTGGTGGTATATGGGCGGCTCCTCCTGGTACGACTACGATAGCTTCGGCGCCATGCTGATCCGCGTCTTCGTTGACGACGACGTGTCCGAGCCCGACACCACCCCGCCCTTCGTGGCCGATATGGAACCCACCGACGGCGAGTCCGACGTGCCGATAGACACCGACATCGTCTTCCATTGCGGGGACGACCTCTCGGGCGTGGATACCGCCACCATAGACTTCACCGTCGAGGACACGACGCTGGGCGCGTCTCTCGTGGTGAGCACCGGCTCCGCCGCAGGATCCGGCGCTTCCCCGGCCGGTGTGATTGCCGGTGTCCTGGACATTGACGACTCCGACCTCAACGACGTGGTCTGCACCTTCACCCC is from bacterium and encodes:
- a CDS encoding Ig-like domain-containing protein, with the protein product MKKYLVVTLALLVLVGASQAKVQELAVSVDTGEALTIESPTSLGEHYVTVSPMPLTEEELYNDNGVAAYHWSGGIAGFASKFVAPYDCRVVAVRLCCFNPSARNFFIDILGEDSGVPGKPDRNDSLLGGYETFYEGSHGGDTWVRFDLATHPLLSSGDVFFAMSDDSIEGQDNAPQDSQGPGPADSAWWYMGGSSWYDYDSFGAMLIRVFVDDDVSEPDTTPPFVADMEPTDGESDVPIDTDIVFHCGDDLSGVDTATIDFTVEDTTLGASLVVSTGSAAGSGASPAGVIAGVLDIDDSDLNDVVCTFTPDDPLPYEDTITCTVDGTLADLSGNPMGDDFIWSFTTEANPIGVVQTTWGTIKAEF
- a CDS encoding Ig-like domain-containing protein, with translation MRKYLIATLALLVFAGVGMAKEYVLEADSAPDTGLAIQYVPVAPTSGGLRYLPPPPGETELYWDDGVDCGSYFSSSYSPYATTFTAPSACHLVTYRLYWYGGGSVNINCLLYNDSGGTPTGSTLFTVTGNSGSASFAWVDIPVSSAGATLTSGQVFHPGWSHTSGSAGVLMDNPKHAGSCWLWLGYWYDYSPYYTHMVRVVIDDDATGPYVDGQAPADGGWTNDNTQLVFHAKDDDKGVDDTTIDVSVDDGSRADVPGSLDITGTPADYACTFYPDSPFDDGTFDVTVPGSLADLLGNEMGDDEVWSFSVDTTVPTVGGRDPADGASGVDPDTNIVFHVYDPGVGVDTGTIDFTVQDTSLSPGNHAVSAGSSAVHTGYAPAGDISGSLDIDDADPGDVICTFDPTDPLPPDTITCTVAAGLADTLGNATTDDIVWSFNITGEGSEVTTWGLIKVEF
- a CDS encoding N-acetylmuramoyl-L-alanine amidase, which produces MATSDLRVFDEGAATVVEVELAGIQGLVLRRSGSTLVLDLPADESPSDARTFPGAGFVDEVVLRPHPRETGYQLRALLWPGEYLYRAERHGDVIRLEVRDAYGKSPEALKPDDNFERQRIRRVVIDPGHGGDYSGTGGFSGRYLEKNLVLPISFYLANLLERNLGLEVILTRTADTKIGLHGRTLMANTAQADLFISIHLNGHSNTAAHGAETFFLADALTSEDRALAHLENADFELDPDLPLKTSDELSFILGDLMQSEYLEESQSLASCVQQKLVYNLGCNDRGVKQANFYVLRGTQMPAILVEVGFLTNEGEEVRLADPAYQYEAAYAVYRGIAEFKEEYERGLME